From Besnoitia besnoiti strain Bb-Ger1 chromosome X, whole genome shotgun sequence, one genomic window encodes:
- a CDS encoding acetyl-CoA acetyltransferase (encoded by transcript BESB_015720) → MAPSPLVPPFAAPHLARRFLPRPVFVVSGARTPIGSYMGAFKNLSAPRLGAIAMGGALRRAGIEGGQIDQVVVGQALPAGGGQAPQRQAALGAGIPQSTDVYAVNKVCASGMKALCLGASEIALGVHDAVLAAGMESMSRVPYMLPKSTEGDLRVGHAELKDGVLHDGLWDPYSAMHMGLCTEKVVSRMRISRAEQDAYAVESYKRAAEAWKSGLIENEGIEPVTIDAGGKKGETRQITQDEEFSRIKLDKVASLKPSFKKEGTITAANASKISDGAVAAILMSEEKIINLDISPVARILAFADAAVAPVDFALAPELAIRTALRRAQLDSADYYEINEAFAAVALANMRLLKLDPSRVNVHGGAVALGHPLGMSGLRIVLSLINVLHTRNAKYGCAAICNGGGGATAVVVEIV, encoded by the exons TTCTTGCCGCGACCGGTCTTCGTcgtgagcggcgcgcgcacgccgatTGGGTCCTATATGGGCGCCTTCAAGaacctctccgcgcctcgcctcggcgccaTCGCGATGGGCGGCGCACTCCGCAGAGCGGGAATCGAAGGCGGACAAATCGACCAAGTCGTCGTGGGCCAGGCCCTCCCGGCCGGAGGCGGCCAGGCGCCCCAGCGACAGGCGGCCCTTGGTGCAG GCATTCCGCAGAGCACAGATGTCTACGCAGTGAACAAGGTCTGCGCGTCGGGCATGAAGGCGCTGTGCCTCGGCGCGTCTGAGAtcgccctcggcgtccaCGACGCCGTCCTGGCTGCGGGCATGGAAAGCATGTCCAGAGTCCCCTACATGCTCCC GAAGTCGACGGAGGGCGATCTGCGCGTGGGGCACGCGGAGCTCAAAGACGGGGTCCTGCACGACGGCTTGTGGGATCCTTACAGCGCGATGCACATGGGCTTG TGCACAGAGAAAGTTGTTTCACGCATGCGCATCAGCCGCGCCGAGCAAGACGCTTACGCAGTCGAGTCGTATaagcgcgccgcggaagcgtgGAAGTCCGGTCTTATCGAGAACGAAGGCATCGAGCCTGTCACCATTGACGCCGGGG GCAAGAAGGGCGAAACGCGGCAAATTACCCAGGACGAAGAATTCTCGCGAATTAAACTCGACAAAGTGGCGAGTTTGAAGCCGAGCTTCAAGAAGGAAGGAACGATCACCGCGGCCAACGCCTCCAAGATCAGCGACGGGGCAGTCGCCGCGATTCTCATGTCTGAAGAGAAGATCATCAACCTTGACATCAGTCCCGTCGCGCG CATCCTGGCGTTCGCCGACGCAGCAGTGGCGCCTGTCGActtcgcgctggcgccggaGTTGGCGATCCGGAcggccctccgccgcgcgcagttGGACTCG GCAGACTACTACGAAATCAACGAGGCCTTTGCGGCGGTGGCGCTCGCGAACATGCGCTTGCTGAAGCTCGATCCTTCCCGCGTCAACGTCCACGGGGGCGCGGTCGCCCTGGGGCACCCGCTAG GGATGTCGGGCTTGCGGATCGTTCTCTCCCTTATCAACGTCCTGCACACGCGGAACGCCAAGTATGGCTGCGCGGCGATATGCaacgggggcggcggcgcgaccgcggtaGTTGTCGAGATCGTgtga